A DNA window from Streptococcus parapneumoniae contains the following coding sequences:
- a CDS encoding DUF6096 family protein, with protein MALKYTTWKVTDEKELKLRLTSHQAATVEEKIGMNLLKIFMPEAGEEFTLPPLKVMLLLVHGALQQYEHGYSFEDVYDLYDEYVDNGGDQTTFMTEVLMPLFEVSGFTPRGSKGKKTSKKKMTVVE; from the coding sequence ATGGCGTTAAAATACACAACTTGGAAAGTTACTGATGAAAAAGAGTTGAAGCTACGTTTGACATCTCATCAAGCTGCAACTGTGGAAGAAAAAATCGGCATGAACTTGTTAAAGATTTTTATGCCTGAAGCTGGTGAAGAATTCACTTTACCGCCTTTGAAAGTTATGTTGTTGTTAGTTCATGGAGCCTTGCAGCAGTATGAACATGGGTATTCCTTTGAGGATGTCTACGATCTATACGATGAATACGTGGATAATGGTGGAGACCAAACAACCTTCATGACAGAGGTTTTAATGCCACTCTTTGAAGTGTCGGGTTTTACTCCACGAGGAAGCAAGGGCAAGAAAACTTCCAAGAAGAAAATGACAGTAGTCGAGTAA
- a CDS encoding phage tail tube protein: MLANGITLAYGTAKGTYTKLAGLKEVPEFGIEPEKVENTTLEDKVKKYEFGIGDAGELEYKFAYKNDGETAPYRVLRKAADNKTKLFFEQTYPDNTKVHFEGQVSVKLGGGGVNAVIEFTLKIALQSELEFVDGLGG, from the coding sequence ATGTTAGCAAATGGAATTACGTTAGCTTATGGTACAGCTAAAGGAACTTATACTAAACTTGCTGGGTTGAAAGAAGTACCAGAGTTTGGTATTGAGCCTGAAAAAGTAGAGAACACTACTCTTGAAGACAAAGTTAAAAAGTATGAATTCGGTATTGGCGACGCAGGGGAATTGGAGTACAAATTCGCTTATAAGAACGACGGAGAAACCGCACCTTATCGCGTATTGCGTAAAGCGGCAGACAACAAGACGAAACTCTTCTTTGAACAAACTTACCCAGACAACACTAAAGTTCATTTTGAAGGTCAAGTATCTGTTAAGCTTGGTGGTGGCGGTGTCAATGCCGTTATCGAGTTCACCCTTAAAATTGCTTTGCAGTCAGAGTTGGAATTTGTAGACGGTCTTGGAGGTTAA
- a CDS encoding HK97-gp10 family putative phage morphogenesis protein produces the protein MSELLGADRLIAKCRRLASKKTGEDIVLRAVHNAAIKVVQADARRLAPARDGELIISIKTRAKMDGDKAIGEVYTNLKYAPYVEFGTGPKGQASHSGISPEVSVTYKSNPWYVHEDQINVGPYHFQKIGEFYKMYGQPAQPYLYPALRDNQERVSKNISNYVRRKIREQIK, from the coding sequence GTGTCAGAGCTACTAGGGGCAGATAGACTTATAGCTAAATGTAGACGATTGGCTAGTAAAAAAACTGGCGAGGATATCGTCTTACGTGCGGTACACAATGCTGCTATAAAGGTTGTCCAAGCTGATGCAAGAAGACTCGCACCAGCGAGAGATGGAGAACTTATAATTAGTATCAAAACTAGAGCAAAAATGGACGGAGATAAGGCTATAGGCGAAGTTTACACCAACCTTAAATACGCTCCTTACGTTGAGTTTGGAACGGGACCTAAGGGTCAGGCTAGCCATTCTGGTATCTCTCCAGAAGTCAGCGTGACTTACAAGTCTAATCCTTGGTATGTGCATGAAGACCAAATCAATGTAGGGCCTTACCACTTTCAAAAGATTGGGGAGTTCTACAAGATGTATGGTCAACCTGCACAGCCTTATCTTTATCCAGCTTTGAGAGACAATCAAGAGCGTGTGTCTAAGAATATTTCGAATTATGTGCGTAGAAAGATAAGAGAACAAATAAAATGA
- a CDS encoding phage head-tail connector protein, with the protein MSIELLKKLTGEEDTQLLMLLQTRATNLILSETNRTSLTPALSLLIPEVAIELHNRSGAEGEHSRTEGGIAVVYGENGLSTGLLQRIRMHRLARVAGHVFEAE; encoded by the coding sequence ATGTCTATAGAGTTGCTGAAGAAATTAACAGGCGAAGAAGATACTCAGCTTCTCATGTTGCTCCAAACGAGGGCTACAAATCTTATCTTGTCAGAGACTAATCGCACATCTTTGACACCTGCTTTAAGTCTCTTAATACCTGAGGTTGCTATCGAGCTCCACAACCGCTCAGGAGCGGAAGGAGAGCATTCTAGAACCGAAGGTGGCATAGCAGTAGTCTACGGAGAAAACGGCCTGTCTACGGGTCTTTTACAGCGTATACGCATGCACAGACTAGCAAGGGTGGCAGGTCATGTTTTTGAAGCAGAGTAG
- a CDS encoding Rho termination factor N-terminal domain-containing protein, which produces MSLLLRRHYIQEEQASQYSDLENKTLEELKNLAKEAGITGAYKLSKAEIIEVLEDLKSEI; this is translated from the coding sequence ATGAGCTTATTGCTACGACGTCATTATATCCAAGAGGAGCAGGCTAGCCAGTATTCTGATTTAGAGAATAAGACTTTAGAAGAGTTGAAGAATCTAGCTAAGGAAGCTGGCATAACTGGTGCCTATAAGTTATCAAAAGCCGAAATTATAGAGGTGTTGGAGGATTTAAAAAGTGAAATTTAA
- a CDS encoding N4-gp56 family major capsid protein, with protein MTAGQTKLATMVNPEVMADMVSAKLPKLIKFTSLAYVETALQGRPGNTLKVPAWEYAGDAAEVGEGQAITLDQLSTKEKEMTIKKAAKGYEITDEALLSGLGDPLGQATYQLGLAIANKIDNDLVAVAKTATQHVADAPTTIEAIDKALDIFEDEEDARYVAIINPKDAIKLKTAVAKEWTKGSEIGADMVVSGTFGEVAGVQIVRSKKVDEGKGFIVKVSPSQTQTDDANKYGAFVIMMKRDVAIETDRDIIKKTTVITGDEHYGVYLYDPTRVVKFGE; from the coding sequence ATGACAGCAGGACAAACTAAATTAGCCACTATGGTTAACCCAGAAGTGATGGCGGACATGGTTTCCGCTAAACTACCTAAATTGATTAAATTCACTTCACTGGCTTATGTGGAAACAGCACTCCAAGGCCGACCAGGGAATACTCTAAAAGTTCCAGCATGGGAGTATGCAGGAGATGCTGCAGAGGTTGGAGAAGGTCAAGCTATTACTCTAGACCAACTATCAACAAAAGAAAAAGAAATGACTATTAAAAAGGCTGCTAAAGGTTATGAAATTACCGATGAAGCTCTTTTGTCAGGTCTTGGTGACCCACTAGGTCAAGCTACTTATCAGCTTGGGTTGGCTATCGCTAATAAAATTGATAACGATTTGGTGGCAGTAGCGAAAACAGCAACACAACACGTTGCAGACGCTCCTACAACTATTGAGGCAATCGATAAAGCTCTTGATATTTTTGAGGATGAAGAAGATGCTCGATATGTTGCTATTATCAACCCTAAAGATGCTATTAAGCTAAAAACTGCAGTAGCGAAAGAATGGACTAAGGGGTCAGAGATTGGTGCAGATATGGTCGTTTCTGGAACCTTTGGTGAAGTTGCCGGTGTGCAAATCGTCCGCTCTAAAAAAGTTGATGAAGGCAAAGGATTTATCGTCAAAGTCTCTCCTAGCCAAACTCAGACAGACGACGCTAATAAATACGGTGCGTTTGTTATCATGATGAAACGTGACGTAGCTATCGAAACAGACCGTGACATCATTAAAAAGACAACGGTTATCACTGGTGATGAACACTACGGCGTTTACCTATACGACCCTACACGAGTTGTAAAATTCGGTGAGTAA
- a CDS encoding DUF4355 domain-containing protein — translation MSEEINATVSTESTETVDTQENVDTVQEEKHERTFTRAEIGKMLSAERSKWEAEQEAKENEAKKLAKMNADEKQKYQLDQREQELADREKAIARKELTAEAKAMLSERDLPVELVNVVDLTSAETVSQSVAVLQKSWEQAVQKGVQEKLKGGAPMKQAPVDSDGITKEEFARMGYQSRNELYQNNPELYKKLKG, via the coding sequence ATGTCAGAAGAAATCAATGCAACTGTATCTACTGAATCAACTGAGACTGTCGACACTCAAGAAAATGTTGATACGGTGCAAGAAGAAAAGCACGAACGAACTTTCACTCGTGCTGAAATCGGTAAGATGCTATCTGCCGAACGCTCTAAATGGGAAGCTGAGCAGGAAGCCAAGGAAAACGAAGCTAAGAAACTTGCCAAGATGAACGCTGACGAGAAACAGAAATATCAGTTGGATCAGCGTGAGCAAGAACTAGCTGACCGTGAAAAGGCGATTGCTCGCAAGGAATTGACCGCAGAAGCTAAAGCAATGCTAAGTGAACGTGACTTACCTGTTGAGTTAGTGAATGTAGTCGATTTGACAAGTGCAGAGACGGTATCGCAGTCTGTCGCTGTATTGCAGAAATCATGGGAACAAGCCGTGCAAAAAGGCGTACAAGAAAAGCTAAAAGGTGGAGCTCCTATGAAGCAAGCACCAGTCGATAGTGACGGTATCACAAAAGAAGAATTCGCTCGTATGGGTTATCAGAGTCGAAATGAACTCTATCAAAATAACCCAGAACTCTATAAGAAATTGAAAGGTTAA
- a CDS encoding minor capsid protein, with the protein MKNQEYWAKRKANLIYQQMDKAEKQADKFDKVYQEAKTYLDKEINKIFDKFQRDYGLSQVDARQVLKNMKDKKDLKELRKVLKARPNDPNIQRLLADLDSPAYSFRMKRLERLSDDLDRMRESIYHSEKTGSDAFYSDFMKDSYYKATFDLQQQTGLAYGFSGLPESEIKHLQSFSWLDDGSTYSTDIWKNTGKLTSSIKDELLISLMTGRDIRGTAQAIAERFNVGQNDARRLVRTESAFFHNQMELLSYEEADIEKYIFVAVLDKRTSRICQKHDNQVYDRDKAVPGVNCPPMHPWCRSTTVGYDEDADYSKLKRRARNPKTGKVEYVPADMTYKEWYRKYVAEPRERELSGRQFGADLDYVRSDEFVDKLKNHPKTSHLSEPIARVSRQMLQHRNGTPFEDYYLLNADTGRVVALSNKARKTKGVVYNDQVRRAFKEQSEQSLISIHNHPSGYPPSLSDFASLQQRNKNNTVKYGLTIGHDGSVYWYTRPNKRIPKIALSKYSHQIEKFKKMGYNEVIAQEKTLEMFSNLFEFEFGRID; encoded by the coding sequence ATGAAGAATCAGGAGTATTGGGCGAAGAGGAAAGCCAATCTGATTTACCAACAGATGGACAAGGCCGAAAAGCAGGCAGACAAGTTCGATAAGGTCTATCAAGAAGCTAAGACATACTTAGATAAGGAAATCAATAAGATTTTTGATAAGTTCCAACGTGATTATGGTTTAAGTCAGGTAGATGCTAGACAAGTCTTGAAGAACATGAAAGACAAGAAAGACTTGAAGGAACTTCGCAAGGTGCTTAAAGCAAGACCGAATGACCCAAATATCCAAAGACTACTGGCTGACTTAGATAGTCCGGCTTATTCTTTCCGTATGAAGCGCTTAGAGCGTTTGAGCGACGATTTAGATCGTATGCGTGAATCTATCTATCATTCAGAGAAGACGGGCTCAGACGCCTTTTATAGCGACTTTATGAAGGATAGTTACTACAAGGCTACCTTTGACCTGCAACAGCAGACAGGGCTAGCATACGGCTTTTCTGGGCTTCCTGAGAGCGAGATAAAACATCTACAGTCTTTTAGTTGGCTAGATGACGGAAGCACGTACTCTACAGATATCTGGAAGAATACAGGAAAGCTCACTTCTAGCATAAAAGATGAATTACTCATAAGCCTTATGACAGGCCGAGATATACGAGGAACTGCACAAGCAATTGCTGAGCGATTCAATGTAGGTCAGAATGATGCAAGGCGTTTGGTTCGGACAGAATCAGCCTTTTTTCATAACCAGATGGAACTACTCAGCTATGAAGAAGCAGATATAGAAAAGTATATCTTTGTGGCCGTCTTAGACAAGCGTACATCACGTATTTGTCAGAAGCATGACAATCAAGTCTACGACAGGGATAAGGCTGTCCCTGGTGTCAATTGTCCGCCTATGCACCCGTGGTGTAGGTCTACTACTGTCGGATACGATGAGGACGCAGACTACAGCAAACTGAAGCGTAGGGCAAGGAACCCTAAGACTGGTAAAGTCGAGTATGTGCCTGCTGATATGACTTATAAAGAGTGGTATAGAAAGTATGTTGCGGAACCACGAGAACGAGAATTAAGTGGTAGGCAATTTGGAGCAGACCTTGATTATGTGCGAAGCGATGAATTTGTTGACAAATTAAAAAATCACCCAAAGACCTCACATCTATCCGAACCTATCGCAAGAGTTTCAAGACAGATGTTGCAGCATAGAAACGGAACTCCATTTGAAGATTACTATTTGCTTAATGCAGATACAGGAAGAGTTGTTGCATTATCAAATAAAGCCAGAAAGACAAAAGGTGTAGTTTATAATGACCAAGTCAGAAGGGCTTTTAAAGAACAATCTGAACAAAGTCTTATTTCGATTCACAATCATCCATCTGGTTATCCTCCTTCGCTCAGTGACTTTGCTTCCTTACAACAACGGAATAAAAATAATACTGTAAAATATGGTTTAACGATAGGCCACGATGGAAGCGTGTATTGGTATACCAGACCCAATAAGAGGATACCAAAAATAGCACTCTCAAAATACTCTCACCAAATTGAAAAATTCAAAAAAATGGGTTATAATGAAGTTATAGCACAAGAGAAAACGCTTGAAATGTTTTCTAATCTGTTTGAATTTGAATTTGGAAGGATTGATTGA
- a CDS encoding phage portal protein has product MYQYLTYPRDGYDEGSLKKDLIYKLITKHSTEGSRLKKLKSYYLGEHAILDHKRRNENAPNYKTVANHAKDIADTATGYFMGNPIKYNNTAEGDIDELLTAFDGAEIDQVDAQNALNMAIYGRAYEYIYAKEGLTELDSTSIDPENAFMVYDDSIERKPLFAVYYYQVKDDTKDTTKYQAEVFTENLHYHMVLRSTDSGISQIEEATPHNLGQIPIIEYRNNHFSIGDYEQQISLIDAYNSLMGNRVNDKEQAVESILVLYGTQLADTPEDAKVAMKILSEEGLLELPGDSARAEFLKNTLDESATEILRTALKEDIYTFSHVPNLTDENFAGNTSGVAMEFKLMGLEMITKTKEANYKRGLRQRIAIFAHYLGMKQIALESHSIVPQFSRGLPKNLLEISQIVNNLEGKVTNRQLISLLPFVEDPDAELEALEEEKKKNMEDMPMFNQDNTKPEDEVEDEESGVLGEEESQSDLPTDGQGRKAGRQVR; this is encoded by the coding sequence ATGTACCAATATTTAACCTACCCACGAGATGGATATGATGAGGGTTCTTTGAAGAAAGACCTGATTTACAAATTGATAACGAAGCATAGCACTGAAGGCTCACGGTTGAAGAAGCTTAAAAGCTACTACTTGGGTGAGCATGCTATCTTAGATCACAAGAGACGCAACGAGAATGCACCTAATTACAAAACGGTAGCCAATCATGCCAAGGACATCGCAGACACGGCTACGGGCTATTTTATGGGCAATCCTATCAAGTACAATAACACTGCTGAAGGTGATATCGATGAACTACTGACAGCTTTTGATGGCGCTGAGATTGACCAAGTAGACGCTCAGAATGCTTTGAACATGGCTATCTACGGTCGTGCTTACGAGTACATCTATGCCAAAGAGGGATTGACTGAGTTGGACTCAACTAGTATTGATCCAGAGAATGCCTTCATGGTCTACGATGATAGCATTGAGCGGAAGCCTTTGTTTGCGGTCTACTACTATCAAGTCAAGGACGATACGAAAGATACTACTAAGTATCAGGCAGAAGTCTTTACCGAAAATTTGCACTATCATATGGTGCTAAGAAGTACAGATTCGGGAATATCTCAGATTGAAGAGGCAACACCTCATAATCTTGGCCAAATCCCAATTATCGAGTATCGCAACAATCACTTTTCGATTGGAGACTACGAGCAACAGATTAGCTTGATAGATGCTTATAATTCCTTGATGGGTAACCGTGTCAATGACAAGGAACAGGCAGTAGAGTCTATCCTTGTATTGTATGGTACGCAGTTAGCAGACACGCCAGAAGACGCTAAGGTAGCGATGAAGATTCTTTCTGAAGAAGGTCTTTTGGAATTGCCAGGCGATAGTGCAAGGGCTGAGTTCTTGAAGAACACGCTGGATGAAAGTGCTACGGAAATTTTGCGCACAGCATTGAAAGAGGATATCTACACATTCAGCCATGTGCCTAATCTGACTGATGAGAATTTCGCAGGGAATACGTCGGGCGTAGCCATGGAATTCAAGTTAATGGGTCTTGAGATGATTACTAAGACCAAGGAAGCGAACTACAAGCGTGGATTGCGTCAGCGTATTGCGATTTTTGCTCATTACTTGGGTATGAAGCAGATTGCTTTAGAGTCTCATTCAATAGTTCCACAGTTTAGCCGTGGTTTGCCTAAGAACTTGTTGGAAATCTCTCAGATTGTGAACAACTTGGAAGGTAAAGTGACCAATAGACAGCTTATTTCTCTCTTGCCGTTTGTGGAAGACCCTGACGCTGAGCTGGAAGCCTTGGAAGAAGAGAAAAAGAAGAACATGGAAGACATGCCGATGTTTAACCAAGACAACACGAAACCCGAAGATGAGGTAGAGGATGAAGAATCAGGAGTATTGGGCGAAGAGGAAAGCCAATCTGATTTACCAACAGATGGACAAGGCCGAAAAGCAGGCAGACAAGTTCGATAA
- a CDS encoding PBSX family phage terminase large subunit, whose product MSQKYQIKQNDIVVDLPKTVGGGYGQFWRSRSLYRVVKGSRGSKKSKTTALNYVVRLLKYPWANLLVIRRYSNTNKQSTYTDFKWACNVLGVTHLFKFNESLPEITVKATGQKILFRGLDDELKITSITVDVGILCWAWFEEAYQIETEDKFSTVVESIRGSLDVPGFFKQITVTFNPWNERHWLKRVFFDEETRRADTFATTTTYKCNEWLDEVDIKRYEDLYHTNPRRARIVCDGEWGVAEGLIYENVTVKEFNKDELLQDSSNKLCIGLDFGFTHDPTALCCSLINDTTKEIYVFDEAYKVGLITKEVAKMIKDKGYHRSRIIADSAELRLIEELRSEYGITRIKESRKGKDSIMAGVSKLQGYAIYVHPDCKNIMDEFYSYCYQQDKEGNWLNKPEDKNNHLMDALRYSLQCIEGGKATVRRRSDYGL is encoded by the coding sequence ATGAGTCAGAAATACCAGATTAAACAGAATGATATTGTTGTTGACCTACCTAAGACAGTAGGCGGGGGATACGGACAGTTCTGGCGCTCAAGAAGTCTTTATCGTGTAGTCAAAGGGTCCCGTGGTTCGAAGAAGTCCAAGACAACTGCATTAAATTACGTCGTACGTCTTTTGAAATATCCCTGGGCTAACTTGCTTGTCATTCGTAGATATTCGAATACGAACAAGCAATCTACCTATACGGATTTTAAATGGGCGTGTAATGTGTTGGGTGTGACTCATTTGTTTAAATTTAATGAGTCCTTACCAGAAATAACTGTAAAAGCGACTGGTCAAAAAATACTGTTCCGTGGTTTGGATGATGAACTAAAAATCACATCTATCACGGTCGATGTTGGTATTCTTTGTTGGGCATGGTTCGAGGAAGCATATCAAATTGAGACTGAAGATAAATTCAGTACGGTTGTTGAGTCAATCCGTGGTAGCTTAGACGTACCTGGTTTCTTTAAACAAATCACAGTCACATTTAACCCGTGGAATGAAAGGCACTGGCTCAAGCGTGTCTTCTTTGATGAAGAAACGAGACGAGCTGACACGTTCGCTACTACGACTACTTATAAATGCAACGAGTGGCTGGATGAAGTCGATATCAAGCGTTATGAGGATTTATATCATACGAACCCCAGACGTGCTAGAATCGTCTGCGATGGCGAATGGGGAGTTGCTGAAGGTTTAATCTACGAGAACGTGACTGTCAAAGAGTTCAATAAAGATGAATTACTACAAGATTCATCTAATAAATTATGTATTGGTCTTGACTTTGGTTTCACTCACGACCCAACTGCTTTGTGTTGTTCGCTCATAAACGATACAACGAAAGAGATTTATGTTTTTGACGAAGCGTATAAAGTCGGATTGATAACCAAAGAAGTTGCTAAGATGATAAAAGACAAAGGTTATCACCGCTCACGGATTATCGCTGATAGCGCTGAATTACGATTGATTGAGGAACTAAGGTCAGAATATGGTATAACTCGAATTAAAGAGAGTCGTAAAGGTAAGGATAGTATTATGGCAGGCGTGTCCAAGTTACAAGGATACGCTATTTATGTGCATCCAGATTGTAAAAACATCATGGATGAATTTTATAGCTATTGTTATCAACAAGACAAAGAAGGAAACTGGCTGAATAAACCAGAAGATAAAAACAACCACTTGATGGATGCTTTGCGCTACAGTCTTCAATGTATCGAAGGTGGGAAAGCAACCGTTCGCAGACGTTCTGATTATGGTTTATAG
- a CDS encoding terminase small subunit, protein MSGLRIKQKRFADEYIISGNATEAYKKAGYSVSSDRVAGVEGHKLLKNPKIKSYIDERLKQLDSEKIADQQEVLSYLTSVMRGETQEQTLISIGELGQTITDIDVGAKDRIKAAELLGKRHRLWTDKVEADVSGTVVFANESEIPD, encoded by the coding sequence TTGAGTGGATTGAGAATAAAACAAAAGAGATTTGCAGATGAGTACATCATCTCAGGTAATGCGACGGAAGCTTATAAGAAAGCAGGTTATAGTGTTTCTAGTGATAGAGTGGCAGGCGTTGAAGGGCATAAGTTACTAAAGAATCCTAAGATTAAAAGCTATATAGATGAACGACTGAAACAACTTGATTCTGAAAAAATCGCAGATCAGCAAGAGGTCCTTAGTTATCTAACATCAGTAATGCGAGGAGAGACGCAAGAACAGACCTTGATAAGCATAGGAGAATTAGGTCAAACGATTACGGATATTGATGTCGGAGCAAAAGATAGAATCAAGGCAGCCGAACTCCTTGGTAAACGGCATAGGCTTTGGACAGACAAGGTAGAGGCTGATGTTTCTGGAACGGTGGTGTTTGCAAATGAGTCAGAAATACCAGATTAA
- a CDS encoding ArpU family phage packaging/lysis transcriptional regulator codes for MQIELLDIIDEKKTRKEAIKVLKKYSRLRRIAGEEYAPKITISYSLEPRSSSGQTSKQVESMVLRRVSAQQDLELIAKAINNLSDMEYTRILIERYCRKKRREDYSIYSELGYSSSEYYRILNKALLEFAESYQASNLLVYK; via the coding sequence GTGCAAATAGAGTTATTGGATATCATCGATGAAAAGAAAACCAGAAAGGAAGCTATCAAAGTACTAAAAAAATACAGTCGTCTGAGACGGATAGCTGGAGAAGAATACGCTCCGAAAATCACAATATCCTACTCGCTGGAGCCAAGATCATCAAGTGGTCAGACAAGTAAGCAGGTAGAAAGCATGGTCTTGCGTAGAGTATCAGCACAGCAGGACTTAGAACTAATCGCTAAAGCAATCAACAATCTTTCCGATATGGAATACACACGTATCCTAATCGAACGATATTGCAGGAAGAAAAGGAGGGAAGACTACAGTATTTATTCAGAACTAGGCTACTCATCCAGTGAGTATTATCGGATATTGAACAAAGCTCTATTAGAGTTTGCAGAGTCCTATCAAGCCAGCAACCTTTTAGTCTATAAGTGA
- the mazE gene encoding type II toxin-antitoxin system PemI/MazE family antitoxin has product MNTVKTRKVGNSVTVTIPKTLNVPEGQEMFVYKGVDNVIVLAPKIPDPFNGDADLRMEDDFEGVRFLDSEI; this is encoded by the coding sequence ATGAATACTGTTAAAACTCGTAAGGTTGGGAACTCTGTCACTGTGACCATTCCGAAAACACTCAATGTTCCAGAAGGTCAGGAAATGTTTGTCTACAAGGGTGTAGATAATGTCATTGTCCTAGCTCCAAAAATTCCAGACCCATTTAATGGAGATGCAGACCTACGCATGGAAGATGACTTTGAGGGGGTAAGATTCCTTGACAGCGAAATATGA
- a CDS encoding type II toxin-antitoxin system PemK/MazF family toxin: MTAKYDYIPEKQDIIWIDFDPSVGREIQKRRPAIVVSRREYSERTGFVAVCPITHGQNRLEEQGLLVPVRSNKVDGSVNPLQLYTFDFRERKAQKITTMDTTSFQKVVQLYNFIFEA, encoded by the coding sequence TTGACAGCGAAATATGATTACATTCCAGAAAAACAGGACATCATCTGGATTGACTTTGACCCGTCTGTTGGACGTGAGATTCAGAAGCGCCGTCCTGCTATTGTCGTCTCTCGTAGAGAGTATTCGGAGCGGACAGGATTTGTTGCTGTATGCCCTATTACACACGGTCAAAACAGACTAGAAGAACAAGGTCTGCTCGTTCCAGTGCGTTCCAATAAGGTAGATGGCTCTGTCAATCCACTCCAACTCTATACTTTTGACTTTAGAGAGCGAAAGGCTCAAAAAATCACAACCATGGATACAACCAGTTTTCAGAAGGTTGTCCAACTCTACAACTTCATCTTTGAAGCCTAG
- a CDS encoding YopX family protein: MIPKFRAWDRLRKEMNYKVMVGNCDTDDENWTCPVIWIEDRKKWLHFDDYDSIMQSTGLKDKNGKEVFVGDIIKCTRGCPHEVYLEKEYGGTFIGGMPAVYLKDLGEGYAWTEHEEVIGNIYENPEFLEE; encoded by the coding sequence ATGATACCAAAATTTAGAGCGTGGGATAGACTGCGAAAAGAAATGAATTACAAAGTCATGGTAGGCAATTGTGACACAGATGATGAAAACTGGACTTGTCCTGTCATTTGGATTGAAGATAGAAAAAAGTGGTTACATTTTGATGATTATGACTCTATCATGCAATCAACAGGACTCAAGGATAAGAACGGCAAAGAGGTCTTTGTCGGAGATATTATCAAATGCACAAGAGGATGTCCACATGAAGTGTATTTAGAAAAAGAATATGGTGGTACATTCATAGGTGGAATGCCAGCTGTATACCTAAAAGACTTGGGAGAAGGATATGCGTGGACTGAGCATGAAGAAGTCATCGGCAACATCTACGAAAACCCTGAATTTTTGGAGGAATAA
- a CDS encoding DUF1372 family protein: MKRFIAIWILVSAGLNIWQMDRIRDLEEKKPLVIYKADNAGAEIFGKVLEKGRQGKLYTLTIRDYGVFVVTKDVYEKVKVGDEVML; encoded by the coding sequence TTGAAACGATTCATAGCTATCTGGATTCTTGTCTCTGCTGGATTGAACATCTGGCAGATGGACAGGATTCGAGATTTGGAAGAGAAGAAACCGCTGGTTATCTATAAAGCCGATAACGCAGGCGCTGAGATATTCGGTAAAGTCCTTGAGAAAGGACGACAGGGGAAGCTATACACGCTTACCATTCGTGACTACGGGGTGTTTGTAGTTACGAAGGACGTGTATGAGAAAGTGAAAGTTGGGGATGAGGTGATGTTATGA